One window of the Allosaccharopolyspora coralli genome contains the following:
- a CDS encoding EamA family transporter, with protein MSLSLHHPRTTGLLFAIASAICFGGSGPAAKPLITAGLSPVQVAWLRLAGGALIMLPFALRHLDLVRREPRLLLGYGLFAIAGVQVFYFAAIATVPVGVALLIEFLGPVLVLGWIRFVQRRPVSRSAAIGVVLAVVGLAFVVEIWAGLGFDPVGLLLALGAAGCQAAYFLLSDRGSQVEPQALAAFGLLLGAVVVTFIAWPWRMDWSILAGSVEFAGTPLPAILALGWVVVVSTVLAYLTGIVAVRRLSPPVAGGVAFLEPVVATVLAWLLLSEELGPLQLLGGAVVLAGAYIAQRAAPSNVRDHELVGI; from the coding sequence GTGAGTTTGTCGCTTCACCATCCCCGAACCACCGGCCTGCTGTTCGCCATCGCCTCCGCGATCTGCTTCGGCGGCTCCGGCCCCGCCGCGAAACCACTGATCACCGCCGGGCTCAGTCCGGTGCAGGTGGCATGGCTGCGCTTGGCCGGGGGCGCGTTGATCATGCTCCCGTTCGCGCTGCGTCATCTTGACCTCGTGCGCCGCGAGCCGAGACTGCTGCTGGGGTACGGGCTGTTCGCCATCGCGGGCGTCCAGGTCTTCTACTTCGCAGCGATCGCCACCGTTCCGGTCGGAGTCGCCCTGCTGATCGAGTTCCTCGGGCCGGTGCTCGTGCTCGGCTGGATCCGCTTCGTGCAGCGCCGTCCGGTGAGCCGTTCCGCCGCGATCGGCGTGGTGCTGGCCGTCGTCGGTCTCGCGTTCGTGGTGGAGATCTGGGCCGGGCTGGGCTTCGATCCGGTCGGGTTGCTGCTCGCGCTCGGCGCCGCCGGGTGCCAAGCCGCCTACTTCCTGCTTTCCGACCGGGGATCACAGGTCGAACCGCAGGCGCTGGCCGCCTTCGGGCTCCTGCTGGGTGCCGTGGTGGTCACGTTCATCGCCTGGCCGTGGCGGATGGACTGGTCGATCCTCGCCGGATCCGTCGAGTTCGCCGGAACACCACTTCCGGCGATCCTGGCTCTCGGATGGGTCGTGGTGGTCAGCACCGTGCTCGCCTACCTGACCGGCATCGTCGCGGTCCGGCGGCTCTCGCCGCCGGTCGCAGGGGGAGTGGCGTTCCTGGAGCCGGTCGTAGCGACCGTGCTCGCGTGGCTGCTGCTGTCCGAAGAGCTCGGTCCGTTGCAGCTGCTCGGTGGCGCCGTCGTGCTGGCCGGCGCCTACATCGCCCAGCGCGCGGCGCCGAGCAACGTGCGCGACCACGAACTCGTCGGTATCTGA
- a CDS encoding cation-translocating P-type ATPase, whose protein sequence is MPLGWLLSRASDMAAPVAHAVDTLLASPSQRRMYRSEERVHLELRGTQESGTDIARAVENRLNDRAGVHAAEVNAVLGRVVVDHDSQLVDVDQLAGIVAEVEAEYGLDQHGPAPGSAAHPANADTLLREVGALGTSLVGLGYASIGAVLPVPGVSPLVPAVTSLVDSVPWLRTQCRDRLGPTVTDTALTLGGAATQSLAGSPLGVFVDACGRWSASREAIARHQAWQRWDATAAPGHHRSEPVSTEPRPTVLADGPVERVSNFAGGAALAGYAAVLASTRDPQRALAALLAGIPRPAKAGREAFSAQMSVTLSNRDALVLDPEALRRLDRVDTVVIDSDVLVTGGRSIDSVTLINTSADESELFDRATALVDPLHPTRRHERDGWTTGPLSDYPLPEDVRDLAHQQRARGADVAVLGFESTPIALVTVAAELDPLAEAWVEAARSSAEVVVGGVSSKLDRRLRVERLVAGGTHLASSVRDLQAEGRTVAVVSTRSAAALTASDVGIGVQRATPPWSADVVCPDGASTHLLLSSVQGARSASRQAAGLSTAGSSVAALFAAFGPSAGAPARASVPVQCATLGALGAGTWIGMQTSRQPPPVPQQRTPWHAMPPETVLNVLSTSERGLSASASADRTTPRNENAPRTGIVSATVEGLINPMTPVLAAGAAVSAALGSALDAVLITGVLAVSATVDGVQRIATDRELAHLLDAGQLPVRLRRNDEVSTVPADQLVPGDIVEFQAGDGVPADCRVLAADRLELDESSLTGESRLVSKSVDATTASTPGDRTSMLYQGTAVASGTATAVVVATGASTELGRTTQEAQSSSGGNGGVEARMSELTKQLLPISVGAGTVLFGVDLLRRNPVGETIGRAVGLAVAAVPEGLPFVATLAELAAARRLSRRGVLVRSPSTIEALGRVDALCFDKTGTLTQGRITLHEVSDGRSSRRLDGLHDWHRRVVTTAARASPRPNGEPVPHLTDRAVLDGAEELGLGANGSELHAELPFEPSRGFHAARSDQHLNVKGAPEVLLDRCTGWRDENGVTAFDAHGRAAVEAEIERLALLGYRVLAVAERSASDRAELEEDDVDDLDFIGLLGLADPVHPTAADAVGRLQRSGVDVVMITGDHPSTAEAIASELDMLRGKRVMVGGELDDLDDDQLDGELGKIAVFARVSPAQKARIVTRLRAGDRTVAMTGDGANDVPAIGLAHVGIAFGSRATSAAREAADLVVADDTIETLTDGIVEGRGMWMSVHDALSVLLGGNLGEIGYSVGAGLFGAGAALNTRQLLLVNMLTDVLPAIAIAVRPPPDATPEKLLSEGPDVSLGRSLTRDVYARAAVTSAAAGVAWVAARPIATVGQARTTGLVALVAAQMTQTLAVRGRTPLVLAAGLGSLCILGTVVQVPGLSHFFGSRPLLPHQWAIAVATAVLAAVAMLLWQRFAPAIEP, encoded by the coding sequence ATGCCGCTCGGCTGGCTGCTGTCACGTGCCTCGGACATGGCAGCCCCCGTCGCGCACGCGGTCGACACCCTCCTCGCCTCCCCGTCACAGCGGCGGATGTACCGGAGCGAGGAACGGGTCCACCTGGAACTCCGGGGCACGCAGGAGTCCGGAACGGACATCGCACGAGCCGTCGAGAATCGGTTGAACGACCGCGCCGGCGTGCACGCCGCCGAAGTCAACGCCGTCCTCGGCCGTGTCGTCGTCGATCACGATTCGCAGCTGGTCGACGTGGATCAGCTTGCCGGGATCGTCGCGGAGGTCGAGGCCGAGTACGGGCTTGACCAGCACGGGCCCGCCCCGGGCAGTGCGGCGCACCCGGCCAACGCCGACACTCTGCTGCGCGAGGTCGGCGCACTGGGGACCAGCCTTGTCGGGCTCGGATACGCCTCGATCGGCGCTGTCCTGCCCGTGCCCGGGGTCTCGCCGCTCGTCCCGGCCGTGACCTCCCTCGTGGACTCGGTGCCCTGGCTACGCACGCAATGTCGCGACAGGCTCGGGCCGACCGTCACCGACACAGCCCTCACCCTGGGCGGCGCCGCGACGCAAAGCCTCGCCGGAAGTCCGCTCGGAGTCTTCGTCGACGCCTGTGGTCGGTGGTCCGCATCCCGCGAAGCGATCGCCCGGCATCAGGCGTGGCAACGGTGGGACGCGACCGCGGCTCCCGGACATCATCGGTCCGAACCGGTCTCGACCGAGCCTCGGCCAACAGTGCTTGCGGACGGACCGGTCGAACGGGTCTCCAACTTCGCGGGCGGTGCGGCGTTGGCCGGGTACGCGGCGGTGCTGGCCAGCACCCGGGACCCACAGCGCGCGCTCGCCGCGCTGCTCGCGGGCATCCCTCGTCCCGCGAAGGCCGGGCGAGAAGCGTTCAGCGCACAGATGTCGGTCACGCTGTCCAATCGGGACGCACTGGTCCTCGACCCCGAGGCGCTGCGCAGGCTGGATCGAGTCGACACCGTGGTGATCGACTCCGACGTGCTGGTCACCGGTGGGCGCTCCATCGACTCGGTCACGTTGATCAACACTTCCGCCGACGAGTCCGAGCTGTTCGACCGCGCCACGGCGCTGGTCGATCCGCTGCACCCGACCCGACGGCACGAGCGTGACGGGTGGACGACCGGCCCGCTGTCGGATTACCCCCTGCCAGAGGACGTCCGGGACCTGGCGCACCAGCAGCGGGCACGAGGCGCCGACGTCGCCGTGCTCGGCTTCGAGTCGACACCGATCGCGCTCGTCACCGTGGCGGCCGAGCTCGACCCGCTCGCCGAAGCGTGGGTGGAAGCCGCCCGCTCGTCGGCGGAGGTGGTCGTCGGGGGCGTGTCCAGCAAGCTCGACCGACGACTGCGGGTCGAGAGGCTGGTCGCCGGTGGCACGCATTTGGCCAGTTCCGTCCGGGATTTGCAGGCCGAGGGTCGTACCGTCGCGGTGGTGTCCACGAGGTCGGCCGCCGCGCTGACCGCATCCGACGTCGGCATCGGAGTGCAGCGGGCCACCCCGCCATGGTCAGCCGACGTGGTGTGCCCCGACGGGGCGAGCACGCATCTGCTGCTCTCGTCCGTGCAGGGTGCACGGAGCGCTAGCAGGCAGGCCGCCGGGCTGTCGACGGCCGGATCATCGGTTGCCGCACTCTTCGCGGCGTTCGGGCCGTCGGCGGGCGCCCCCGCCCGTGCCTCCGTCCCCGTCCAGTGCGCCACGCTGGGTGCGCTCGGCGCGGGTACGTGGATCGGCATGCAAACCAGCAGGCAACCGCCACCAGTGCCCCAGCAACGCACCCCCTGGCACGCGATGCCGCCGGAGACTGTGCTGAACGTGCTCAGCACCTCCGAGCGCGGACTCAGTGCCTCCGCTTCGGCCGATCGGACGACGCCGAGGAACGAGAACGCCCCGCGCACCGGAATCGTCAGCGCCACCGTCGAAGGCTTGATCAACCCGATGACGCCGGTGCTCGCGGCGGGGGCTGCCGTCTCCGCGGCTCTCGGCTCGGCACTCGACGCCGTGCTCATCACCGGGGTGCTGGCGGTCAGCGCGACCGTCGACGGCGTCCAACGCATCGCCACCGACCGCGAACTGGCTCACCTGCTCGACGCGGGCCAGTTGCCGGTGCGCCTGCGCCGGAACGACGAGGTCTCCACCGTGCCCGCCGACCAGCTCGTGCCCGGCGACATCGTGGAGTTCCAGGCCGGTGACGGCGTTCCCGCCGACTGCCGGGTGCTGGCGGCGGATCGACTCGAGTTGGACGAGTCGAGCCTGACCGGCGAGTCGCGGCTCGTGTCGAAGTCGGTGGACGCGACGACTGCTTCGACGCCGGGGGATCGCACCAGCATGCTCTATCAGGGCACCGCGGTGGCTTCCGGGACGGCGACCGCCGTCGTGGTGGCCACCGGAGCGAGCACCGAACTCGGCCGGACCACGCAGGAAGCGCAATCCTCCTCGGGCGGCAACGGCGGTGTCGAGGCTCGGATGAGCGAGCTGACCAAGCAGCTCTTGCCGATCTCCGTGGGCGCGGGCACTGTCCTGTTCGGAGTGGACCTGCTGCGGCGCAACCCGGTGGGCGAGACGATCGGCCGAGCGGTGGGTCTTGCCGTGGCGGCGGTCCCGGAAGGACTGCCGTTCGTGGCGACGCTGGCCGAACTCGCGGCAGCTCGGAGACTCTCCCGACGCGGTGTCCTGGTGCGCAGCCCGTCCACGATCGAGGCTCTCGGTCGGGTGGACGCGCTGTGCTTCGACAAGACCGGCACTCTCACTCAGGGCAGGATCACGCTGCACGAGGTTTCCGACGGCCGATCGAGCCGCCGCCTCGACGGCCTCCACGACTGGCACCGGCGGGTCGTGACCACCGCGGCCCGGGCCAGCCCGCGCCCCAACGGCGAGCCGGTGCCGCACCTGACCGACCGCGCGGTCCTCGACGGAGCCGAAGAACTGGGTCTCGGGGCGAACGGCAGCGAGCTGCACGCGGAGCTGCCGTTCGAACCGTCCCGAGGTTTCCACGCTGCCCGCAGTGACCAGCACCTGAATGTCAAAGGGGCACCCGAGGTGCTGTTGGACCGGTGCACCGGGTGGCGGGACGAGAACGGTGTGACAGCGTTCGACGCGCACGGCAGAGCCGCGGTGGAAGCCGAGATCGAGCGACTGGCGCTGCTGGGCTACCGCGTGTTGGCGGTGGCCGAACGCAGCGCCAGCGACCGTGCCGAACTCGAGGAGGACGACGTCGACGATCTCGACTTCATCGGCCTGCTCGGGCTCGCCGACCCGGTGCATCCCACGGCCGCGGATGCCGTCGGTCGACTGCAGCGTTCCGGCGTCGACGTCGTGATGATCACGGGTGATCATCCGAGCACCGCGGAGGCGATCGCCTCCGAGCTGGACATGCTCCGCGGCAAGCGGGTCATGGTCGGCGGCGAGCTCGACGACCTCGACGACGACCAGCTCGACGGCGAACTGGGCAAGATCGCGGTTTTCGCCAGGGTCAGTCCCGCGCAGAAGGCGCGAATCGTCACGCGGCTGCGCGCCGGCGACAGGACCGTGGCGATGACCGGCGACGGCGCCAACGACGTCCCCGCGATCGGTCTCGCGCATGTGGGCATCGCCTTCGGCTCGCGTGCGACCTCGGCGGCCCGCGAAGCAGCCGACCTCGTGGTCGCCGACGACACGATCGAAACCCTCACCGACGGCATCGTCGAGGGCCGCGGCATGTGGATGTCGGTTCACGATGCGTTGTCGGTTCTGCTCGGTGGCAACCTCGGCGAGATCGGATACTCGGTCGGTGCGGGGTTGTTCGGTGCGGGCGCCGCGCTCAACACCCGCCAACTCCTGCTGGTCAACATGCTCACCGACGTGCTGCCCGCGATCGCGATCGCGGTCCGCCCCCCTCCGGACGCCACGCCGGAGAAGCTGCTTTCCGAGGGCCCCGACGTATCACTGGGCAGGTCGCTGACCCGGGACGTTTACGCGCGCGCGGCGGTGACTTCCGCCGCGGCGGGCGTCGCGTGGGTGGCCGCGAGACCGATCGCGACGGTTGGGCAGGCACGGACCACCGGCCTGGTGGCTCTGGTGGCAGCGCAGATGACCCAGACGCTGGCGGTGCGCGGGCGGACACCACTCGTCCTGGCAGCCGGGCTCGGGTCGCTGTGCATCCTGGGTACGGTGGTGCAGGTGCCGGGTCTGAGCCACTTTTTCGGCAGCCGCCCGCTGCTGCCGCACCAGTGGGCGATCGCGGTGGCCACCGCGGTACTGGCCGCCGTGGCGATGCTGCTCTGGCAGCGTTTCGCCCCGGCAATCGAGCCCTGA
- a CDS encoding SIR2 family NAD-dependent protein deacylase — MAEQPVGEQPHDQWARAREVFASARRVTALTGAGVSTASGIPDFRGPQGMWTRNPESQRLTDISAYVADPEVRTLAWQRRLTHPAWDAVPGSAHRALADLDHAGRLGALITQNIDELHQQSGVDASRIIELHGTLFATICLDCGATGSMHASLARVRDGEGDPPCRACGGILKSRTVSFGESLDPAVLRAAQRAALNCDVFLAAGTSLTVAPAAGLAELSVRAGARLIICNAEPTPYDALATAVLGGALEDVLPALVAEPFDPADAPLRTYGDPGTWA; from the coding sequence GTGGCAGAACAGCCCGTCGGCGAGCAACCGCACGATCAGTGGGCGCGTGCGCGTGAGGTTTTCGCGTCCGCGCGGCGCGTCACCGCTCTGACCGGTGCCGGCGTCTCCACTGCCTCCGGCATTCCGGACTTTCGGGGCCCACAAGGAATGTGGACACGGAATCCCGAGTCACAGCGCCTCACCGACATCTCGGCCTACGTCGCCGACCCGGAGGTGCGCACGCTCGCGTGGCAGCGGCGACTGACGCACCCGGCCTGGGACGCGGTGCCCGGCTCGGCGCATCGAGCGCTGGCCGATCTCGACCACGCCGGGCGCCTCGGCGCGCTGATCACGCAGAACATCGACGAGCTGCACCAGCAGTCCGGTGTCGACGCGTCCCGGATCATCGAACTGCACGGCACGTTGTTCGCGACGATCTGCCTGGACTGTGGTGCTACCGGAAGCATGCACGCCTCCCTGGCGCGGGTCCGCGACGGCGAGGGCGATCCACCGTGCCGGGCGTGCGGGGGAATCCTCAAGTCCCGCACCGTCTCGTTCGGCGAATCCCTCGACCCGGCAGTACTGCGGGCGGCCCAGCGGGCTGCGTTGAACTGCGACGTCTTCCTCGCGGCGGGCACGTCGTTGACCGTCGCACCCGCCGCCGGGCTCGCCGAACTGTCCGTGCGGGCGGGCGCTCGCCTGATCATCTGCAACGCGGAACCGACGCCGTACGACGCCCTCGCCACCGCCGTGCTCGGCGGTGCGCTCGAGGACGTGTTGCCCGCGCTCGTCGCGGAGCCGTTCGATCCTGCCGACGCGCCACTGCGCACGTACGGCGACCCCGGCACCTGGGCCTGA
- a CDS encoding NlpC/P60 family protein, giving the protein MRSVTSLIVATVLALVLPGTSASAPPAPPNPSDEEIQSGRAESQSAAGRVGTLATHLAEAEGQLVNLNARVEVKMEDANKARVDLQRAQDDHAEALQIAESAAAESRAAADRIEDQRQRLDQFAAGSYRQGSALGSASAFVGADSPKEVLDRAEMLDAVSASQGEVLDGLHRARTHQANKDSVAREALQEAAAKRSAADDARATAEEAENAAVAAQSDQVAENARLESEKDRLNRELQQARSNVAGLEAQRGRYEDWLAAKEREEQAAAAAAAAAAEEQSSDSSGDSGSSSGSTGEVGAPAGDSVEVAVDRALSQLGVTYAWGGGNANGPTKGIRDGGVADSYGDYQKVGFDCSGLMIYAFAGVGVELAHYSGYQYDSGTKVPLSQMQRGDMLFWEDGGRTHHVAMYLGDGQMVEAPYSGSQVRVTSVRYSGIAPYAVRLL; this is encoded by the coding sequence GTGAGGTCCGTGACCTCCCTGATCGTCGCCACGGTTCTCGCGCTCGTGCTCCCCGGCACGAGCGCGAGCGCGCCGCCGGCACCTCCGAACCCGAGCGACGAGGAGATCCAGTCCGGCCGCGCGGAATCGCAGAGCGCGGCGGGTCGGGTCGGAACGCTGGCCACCCACCTCGCCGAGGCGGAGGGGCAGCTGGTCAACCTCAACGCCCGGGTCGAAGTGAAAATGGAGGACGCCAACAAGGCACGGGTCGACCTGCAACGAGCACAGGACGATCATGCCGAGGCTCTCCAGATCGCCGAGTCGGCCGCCGCCGAGTCTCGCGCCGCCGCAGACCGCATCGAGGATCAACGACAGCGGCTCGACCAGTTCGCGGCAGGCAGCTACCGGCAGGGCAGCGCTCTGGGCTCCGCTTCCGCCTTCGTCGGGGCGGACAGCCCGAAGGAGGTTCTCGACCGAGCGGAGATGCTCGACGCGGTCAGTGCCTCGCAGGGTGAGGTCCTCGACGGCCTGCACCGAGCCAGGACGCACCAGGCCAACAAGGATTCGGTGGCGCGCGAGGCTCTCCAGGAGGCGGCGGCCAAGCGGTCCGCGGCAGACGACGCCCGCGCGACGGCCGAAGAGGCCGAGAACGCGGCCGTAGCGGCCCAGTCCGATCAGGTCGCCGAGAACGCTCGCCTCGAAAGCGAAAAGGACCGGCTGAACCGGGAGCTTCAGCAGGCGCGGTCGAACGTCGCGGGCCTGGAAGCGCAACGCGGCCGCTACGAGGACTGGCTGGCGGCCAAGGAACGAGAGGAACAAGCGGCGGCAGCGGCCGCCGCTGCGGCCGCAGAGGAGCAGAGCAGTGACTCGTCCGGCGACTCCGGCTCGTCCTCCGGCTCGACGGGTGAGGTCGGCGCCCCGGCAGGGGACTCCGTGGAGGTCGCGGTCGACCGAGCGTTGTCGCAGCTCGGCGTCACCTACGCATGGGGTGGCGGCAACGCGAACGGCCCGACCAAGGGGATCCGCGACGGAGGAGTCGCCGACTCCTACGGCGACTACCAGAAGGTCGGATTCGACTGTTCGGGCTTGATGATCTACGCCTTCGCCGGAGTCGGGGTCGAGTTGGCGCACTACAGCGGCTACCAATACGACTCAGGGACGAAGGTGCCGCTCTCACAGATGCAGCGTGGCGACATGCTGTTCTGGGAGGACGGCGGGCGCACGCACCACGTGGCGATGTACCTGGGCGACGGGCAGATGGTCGAAGCGCCGTACTCGGGCTCGCAGGTGCGGGTGACGTCGGTGCGTTACAGCGGCATCGCACCGTACGCGGTGCGCTTGCTCTGA
- the mobA gene encoding molybdenum cofactor guanylyltransferase, producing the protein MAWNGDLAAVVLAGGAATRLGGVDKARVEVHGRTLLQHTLAAVGEASPLVVVGPPRETDRPVRWTLESPAGGGPLAAIDAGLRAMPECRGPVAVVAVDHPCVTDETVCRLLTALRAEPGATGAVLDDGRMQWLLGVWQSETLRAVMPEQVSGRSVRAVLSELRPTRVPAKGAEASDVDTPGDARSFDAR; encoded by the coding sequence GTGGCATGGAACGGCGACCTGGCGGCGGTGGTGCTCGCAGGAGGCGCGGCGACTCGGCTCGGCGGCGTCGACAAGGCACGTGTGGAGGTGCACGGCCGGACGCTGTTGCAGCACACGCTCGCGGCCGTCGGTGAGGCGTCTCCGCTCGTCGTCGTGGGCCCGCCGCGCGAGACCGACCGCCCGGTGCGGTGGACACTCGAGAGCCCGGCGGGCGGGGGGCCGCTGGCCGCGATCGACGCGGGCCTGCGCGCCATGCCGGAGTGTCGCGGGCCGGTGGCTGTGGTCGCCGTCGACCATCCGTGCGTGACGGACGAGACGGTGTGCCGGTTGCTGACGGCGCTGCGTGCCGAGCCGGGCGCGACCGGCGCCGTGCTCGACGACGGCCGAATGCAGTGGTTGCTCGGCGTGTGGCAAAGCGAAACCTTGCGCGCCGTGATGCCGGAGCAGGTCAGTGGGCGATCGGTGCGCGCGGTGCTGTCGGAGCTGAGGCCGACGCGGGTTCCCGCGAAGGGCGCTGAAGCATCCGATGTGGACACACCCGGCGACGCACGGAGCTTCGACGCACGCTGA